The following proteins are encoded in a genomic region of Dehalococcoidia bacterium:
- a CDS encoding helix-turn-helix domain-containing protein — translation MDRLTLTVEETAKLLGIGRNVAYEMVAQGKLPALRLGKRIVISRAGLERMLAAAGGDKGKGGEQNNLCNNHGR, via the coding sequence GTGGACAGATTAACGCTGACAGTTGAGGAAACGGCAAAACTCCTTGGAATCGGGAGAAACGTAGCCTACGAGATGGTCGCCCAGGGCAAACTCCCAGCTTTGCGCCTGGGGAAGCGCATCGTGATATCACGCGCTGGACTCGAACGGATGCTGGCCGCGGCCGGTGGTGATAAAGGAAAAGGAGGCGAACAAAATAATTTGTGCAACAACCATGGACGTTAA
- a CDS encoding helix-turn-helix domain-containing protein gives MAWDKETKDDVRRLLESGHGESEVADITRVPLRTVQDWKKKWREEGGASGIPPRITPARPREPVAAQVAPKEAIWPRLTVSDLLNIGFPPDIAPDLIVLLEDVAKPQGNRRYADFLNHLVQIKKEDQTRPDEWNALLVGFPMLAADLESLGFEASSFREMSELVRELCPHLGKQARRTYHARARFILSQMLEEVRRIIVATTLDKSPYLCIEMNPSPKRGLLRKEPEIEVFLTDKQPSLGLMPLPGKRYSAREYMLRKDLQPFLQLVDILSRLPDVDRQRGKYFTGDFLGILLVWFTAPLDYWFPRTSSESVT, from the coding sequence ATGGCATGGGATAAGGAGACGAAAGACGACGTGAGGCGCCTCCTCGAATCCGGGCACGGGGAGAGTGAGGTCGCCGACATCACTAGAGTGCCCCTCCGCACGGTTCAGGACTGGAAGAAGAAGTGGAGAGAAGAAGGTGGGGCTTCCGGCATCCCTCCGCGGATCACTCCCGCGAGGCCCCGCGAGCCAGTAGCGGCCCAAGTTGCTCCCAAAGAAGCCATCTGGCCTCGGCTCACGGTCTCCGACCTGTTGAACATCGGCTTCCCCCCGGATATCGCACCGGACTTGATTGTGCTGCTTGAGGATGTGGCAAAGCCCCAGGGCAACCGCCGGTACGCAGACTTCTTGAACCATCTGGTGCAGATCAAGAAGGAAGATCAAACCCGGCCGGATGAATGGAACGCCCTTCTGGTGGGGTTTCCCATGCTCGCGGCTGATCTTGAGTCTCTTGGCTTTGAGGCATCGAGCTTTCGAGAGATGTCAGAACTGGTGCGGGAATTGTGTCCTCATTTGGGGAAGCAAGCCCGCCGGACATACCACGCGCGGGCGCGCTTCATCCTATCTCAAATGTTGGAGGAGGTCCGGAGAATCATCGTTGCCACCACACTCGATAAGAGTCCCTATCTATGCATTGAGATGAATCCGTCACCCAAGAGGGGATTGTTGCGCAAAGAGCCGGAGATAGAGGTCTTTCTCACGGACAAACAGCCCTCGTTGGGCCTTATGCCTCTGCCGGGCAAACGGTATTCCGCACGCGAGTATATGCTTAGAAAGGACCTGCAGCCATTCCTACAGCTGGTTGACATCCTGAGTCGACTGCCCGATGTGGACCGGCAAAGAGGGAAGTACTTCACGGGAGATTTTTTGGGCATCCTGCTCGTCTGGTTCACGGCTCCCCTGGATTACTGGTTTCCCAGAACCTCATCAGAATCCGTAACCTGA
- a CDS encoding site-specific integrase, which yields MARGHLVKRGKESWSIVLNLGTDQNGQRKQQWVSIKGSKKDAEKKLSEMLHQLDMGTFVRPGKLTLAEFLDHWLRDYAKPNLTAKSYERYESICRVHLVPSLGKTPLTQLRPDAIQKLYASKLADGLAPRSVKYIHTVLHCALESALKWGLLARNPAHSTTPPRATRPDMQTWGGDEIGQFLEAAKKTQYHALFYLALYSGARRSELLSLRWQDVDLLLGQIYISRTLHHLRDGGYVFSEPKSAKSRRTVALPPSAVGVLCQHREQQQHQRQTLGSTLSESDLLFADAQGWPLRPNTVSRAWVNLAVRSGLKAIRFHDARHTHATLLLKAGTHPKIVQERLGHAGIGIQGDTYSGISPGMQQAAAQSFDDALNSGYNGRRESRQMR from the coding sequence ATGGCAAGAGGGCATCTGGTCAAGCGCGGAAAAGAATCATGGAGCATCGTCCTGAACCTCGGGACCGACCAAAACGGCCAGCGTAAGCAACAGTGGGTCAGCATTAAAGGCAGCAAAAAGGACGCCGAGAAGAAGCTCTCGGAGATGCTGCACCAGCTCGACATGGGAACCTTCGTCAGGCCAGGTAAGCTCACACTCGCCGAATTCTTAGACCACTGGCTCAGAGACTATGCCAAGCCCAACCTGACCGCAAAATCATACGAGCGGTACGAATCCATTTGCAGGGTACATCTGGTCCCATCTCTGGGAAAGACCCCTTTGACCCAGCTTCGACCGGATGCCATTCAGAAGCTCTACGCTAGCAAACTTGCCGATGGGCTTGCTCCGCGCTCGGTGAAGTATATCCACACCGTCCTTCACTGCGCCCTGGAGTCGGCTCTCAAGTGGGGACTCTTGGCGCGCAATCCCGCCCACTCCACCACCCCGCCGCGGGCTACCCGGCCAGATATGCAAACTTGGGGGGGAGACGAGATCGGTCAGTTCCTTGAGGCCGCCAAAAAGACGCAATATCATGCGCTGTTCTACCTGGCCCTCTACAGCGGAGCGCGGCGCTCTGAGCTCTTGAGTCTTCGCTGGCAAGATGTGGACCTCTTGTTGGGTCAGATATACATCAGCCGTACCCTGCATCACCTGAGGGACGGTGGGTATGTGTTCTCTGAGCCGAAGTCCGCCAAAAGCCGGCGCACGGTGGCCCTTCCCCCATCCGCCGTTGGGGTGCTCTGTCAACATCGGGAACAGCAACAGCACCAGCGACAGACGCTGGGGAGCACGCTGTCCGAGAGTGATCTTCTCTTTGCCGACGCCCAGGGCTGGCCTTTGCGCCCGAACACCGTTAGCAGAGCCTGGGTCAACCTCGCTGTCCGTAGCGGGCTGAAGGCGATTCGTTTCCATGATGCGCGGCATACCCATGCCACCTTGCTTCTCAAAGCGGGGACGCACCCCAAGATAGTCCAGGAGCGTTTGGGCCATGCCGGAATAGGTATCCAGGGTGATACCTATTCCGGCATCAGCCCGGGGATGCAGCAGGCCGCGGCCCAAAGCTTTGACGACGCTCTGAATTCAGGGTATAATGGACGGCGGGAATCCAGACAGATGCGCTAG